The Ipomoea triloba cultivar NCNSP0323 chromosome 14, ASM357664v1 region AAAGCTATCCATCTATCATCATATTCTTAAAATTGCCTTGGGAGGGAAGTTAGCTTTTATGATAAGGTATCTATTGCCTGCAAATGCAATTGATGGCATCAATGCATGATGACCCATATGACTATTGTTGAATAGAAACTTTAGGTTGTTGTACATAGTCTCTCAACTCACATGCAGGTAGCCTtctgttctttctttttttatctCTATCGAGATTTGTACAGTAATCtaaccaaataatgaaatagCATTCCTGTTCTGTTCGTTTTAGAATACTATTCCTATTTTCCCTATTTGTGAACCAAATGCCACGTAAATGATATGTATGACTAGGAGCCAAACTTGAAATTTCTGCACTGCTGCTTGGAATCCTTTCATGGCATCCTCATTCATGTGAGGTAAGCTACTGCTCTGTCATCTGTAACTTTTGTATGGTTTCCTGTTTGAGAGCCAAGATGCAGAGTTGCAGACTTCTGCTCCTTTCTGTCATTTGTAGCTAAAGTGATTCTTTATCCTTTCACTCTAGGCCAAAAAGAAGATGATTTGTAGGTGAATTGGTTTTTTATCCTTTCACCCAAGGCCAATgttaaagaagaagatgatgtctaagagcatccataatagttatgttttttttttttgggggttttgaaaagtttttgtaagtgtgattagaaaagagaatatgggagaaaagagaaaaataaataaaaacaaaactgattttatcaacaaaaaaaaaaaaaaaaaaaaaacattgtctGAGGTCTGTAACACGGGCGCAGTGTTGACAGCCACGCAGTTTTTTTTAGTGGGTCCcacttttttgcaaaaaaactcCTTCCTTGCCGATCAACCCCAAATTTCTCTCTCTTGTCTTCTCTCTCTACCATGTCATCctttactgttccaaaaacctCATAAAATGCACGGATAATGGTACTCTAAGagtttcttttttcaaaaactatGTTGTTTATATTGCAAACCTTCAGACTACTAGGGAAGATACACGTTACAGGATactaagagcatccatatcaaaTAAACATTTGCACAGTTCTTTATGTTACaaataggagagagagagagtggaagtaaaaaattaaaaaaaaaacaaaaaaaaaaaaacaaaaacaaaaagtatgCAAGTACTTACATTTTGACCCAAAAagcaagtgaaaaaaaaaaaaaaaaaaaaaaaaaacttgataagCAATGTGCCAGCCAGCACGTGCAGTGCACATGCCCGGCTGCGCGTTGCTGTGCACAttcacatgtttttttttttttttcaattttactgTTTCAAAAACCCACTTTTACTGTTTCAAAAACCCACACTTATAGAGTTATAGGGTAgtttattttttctctctcctccaacTCACTCTATACTGTtccaaaaattccaaaatatccattgatatggatgctctaatgATGATCTCTGATTCTTGTCACACTGTAattttcttccttcaatttctttatttttttgggatttttttttctttttttaaggtCCATGATGAAACTATTATATTTCAGTGGATAACAAGTGTGAGCAACAGTTcattgatgtatatatataatatagtagaAAAGTTTGTGATTTTTTAAGCTTAATTCTTATTGGTCCACATTGTTTAAAGCTTAGTTCCTATTGGTCCATGCCCTTTTTTCTTGAGTCTTGGGTTATTACTTATTTCCTTCCACTATTTTAGGTCATGCATTTCAACTATTGGTTGATTTTCTTGTTTATATTCTTGGATATGCttcttttttaaaagtaatttacTTTGAGTGAACGTCTCTTGCTGGAGACGGAGTAGGCTGTGTTGGTTCTTTTCTATCAGCCTGGGGTCTCCCTTCCCttttatattttccaaaaaaaaaaaaggtaatctacttttaaaaatcatgtattatgtatttatgtatagtATAATTGGTTATATTAGATTTTATTGACACTGATACTAATAATACTtgatacaacaaaaaataatctaTTGGTATAAGTGTCAATCAGCACACTAGAAAATCCCTATACACACTAAACTTGGTTACTTTTTTACCAAAGTAACTAAGGAAGAAGGTGAGGTAATGATATTATGGAACACAATTCTAAGAAAATGTGATAATCTAAATCAAACGCACCCGTTAGGATGttagatattatatatgttgtatacTTTCTATGCTTATTATGaagtttttcatatatatatatatatatatatatatatatatatgtatgtatgtatacatatatagtactattgactctattacaatgtagtatctgttcataactactttctcaaccaaatgtagcacaaagagtcaatatcacttccaatgagactcgaactcacccctcccatgtgggggtgcaaccgggtgccactacaccacaagatctttggcttatatatatatctattatactaataagagccaaagagagttatgcctaaaatgggtagaaaaatggcggtcaaattatttaatcaaatggatggttcagatgaattatttaatcaaatagatggttaagataattcaaattaatattattaatagagattacctaatttaaccttacttttatgattatccgttaagttttccgttaaatattctcttctccgttaatattccgttaacttttaacttacccattaatttctataagaaagatcttaggttcgaacctcatctcaatcaaatttgacataattaagttcctcactctattttactcttattaaattaaataaattagtagctacaacaaaaaataataaatatgtatttctttaatttagaattatgtatcTACAGTTGTCGGTACTAATGGCAGCGAGGCAGGCTCAGAGGCCACGGACAATCCCAGTTGGATTGATCCCGGGTTGGAGACTGGGTACTCGAGGAAGGATTCCGGTGAGTCTTGGCCGGACTCGGGCAGTGATTGGTCTGATGATCGGAAGTTGGAGGAGTTTGACTGTTTGATGGGAAAAGAGAAATGGGTATTCTCCgaaaagagaaaattggagGGGGTTTTGGTGGGATTGAGGAGATAGGAGGTGGGAACGAGAAGAACTTCTGGTCGGATTCTGGTGGGATAGAAATGGGTGggttgaaattaaaattgagcAATTTGAAGAGAGTAAGGAGTTGGGAGTTGAAGGAGATGCAAAATTGGACGATAGGTTACAAGTTCTGATTCTGTTGAGTATTACTGGTTTTGCACTTGAATTTTCTTCTAATATGCTAACATTTTGTACTTCTGGTGGTGTTATGATTTCATTTCTGCTTTTTCTATGCTAATTCATGCTTTGATCTCTTTGTTGAACTTTATATTGCGCACTCTAGTGCTAGTTTTATGCAATTTGGAATTAAATTAAGTTCGAGATCTGAGAACTATTTCAGTACGTATTGTCCATTCGCTTGATGATTTTTATGTTTAGAGACGATTGCTTTTCGCTATTCTCCTCTGCGtctaatacatatacatactgAGGAacatgaggaagaagaaggctAGCTAATGAAATGATCATTTTAGCCCCTAACTTAACGCCAAACAAACTGATGTTAAACggaaggaccattgctggaacaaatttgaaagtcaagtgtctttttcgtccaaattaaaagatgaggatcaattttggaaaatcgaaatagtcggaggactattgctggaattaactcatattttaaattttcaaatttttattaatttatttaatcttttttttaaactagggatttctttatccacaataactcattcaacaataatggttaaaccaaatgaatctcaagcagaacacctaaaggaaagtccatagctcctatatcataatctcattgaatgacgttgtcatctatgctaccaacaaaaaccgaattgcaaataacacactaccaacaaaaaggaagagaacaaatagtaaagatgaagacaatgacaatgttactcaaaagagaattaagaacacttagaaatattcaaatgaaaagtagtatttatttagactatcatttttagaccaaatatttagactatcgattttacaaggttgcaaacatttattttagtaataattataataaattttctatattatattggattcatatactttgagttagatatttaaataaaaaaaattcgacattcaattacccatgtataaacttctcctatataatcttgcattgatatactttcaaatatttatttaaatataaatattggacattaacccatacgcgcaatgcgcgtataaaactagtatataaacAAGAGAGGATTGGGGGTGGGGAGGGGTTAGACAGCATGTGTGCCAagacattattttaatactatCATTTTGACCTTTGTGGGATGAGTTGGCATAAGAGTGCATTTTCTTTAAGCATGCGTTTTTCTTTCTCTCTGCATATACAAGTCCCATTATGGTGTAAAAAAGTACACTTTTTTACtccaataattattatcatatgtCTGTTATAATTCATTGCCTTTGCTGGAACATTAAGCCAAGCAACCCCCACTTAACTTTCTGCTTAATTCTCCATTAATGGAAACCTAAACCCATAATGCAAGATCTATTTGAATGCGAATTCCACATGTTCGACTAAGCaagatagattttttttttcatggtaccAACTGGCACCCAAGTATTGATATTACCTTGTACaacaaaaaacaatatatatgattatatgttGTACTAGTCTCACCGATGCTGGCCAAATTAAATTGAATGGTAAATTTTTGaagttaataaataatgaactGATTAAACCTAAGAGATCATAGCCCTTATTTACCCTGGTAAATTTTGTTTGAACTATACTGTCTGACCCTTAAATAGGTAGGACATTATTAAGCATAATTTAGCCCTAATAATAAGCCATAATATGAGTACTCACTACCACATGATACATAGGCAATAAGTGTCATGATTTGCAGAGCCCTTTCATGGTTTACTATTCATCCAACCAGCACGAACAGAAGCACTAATCAAATGATACAATTATTAACCCCAATTGCACTAATCAAGATGCAATTAACCACAAAAAAAATTCTGATGAATGCTATGATAGTCATCATATTTGTAATAGACATGTATATTCATCAATGTACTATTATGTATATTGCTATATAcgtatttagattttagattctCTGTTTTTTTGTGCTATGACATCTCGGTATCTGATAATCACATAAATTTCAACTACTATCTGTTTTTTGTCCTATAACATCTCAGTATCTCATAATCACATAAGTTTCAACTACTATACAGTTGAACTATCATAACCTTATTGTTTAGTTCACAAGGTCTGAACTTAAAACTTTGCTTAAAAGGGAACCGAACACCTTTTACCTAAACCGTGTTGGTATCATATGGATTCATAGCATACCACCTGAACTCTATTGGGAATGAGTGGCTAAGGAGCAGAAAGGAAAAACCTTAGAGTGTGTCCAAGGCATTGATAATATTCCTATCATTTGGTTCCCTACTTTTTCTTCTGCAATAAATTCTAGTTTAAGCAACCACTACCCTCATTATGACTACTAAATTCCAGCTTATAAGAACCCTTCCAAAGTGCAAACATTCCATATTCAACATCATTTTAGCACTTTCCTATACTTGAACACAAAACAAGACATGACTATAACCATGGCTTCTTCTTCAGCCACTCTTTTCTTTGCACTTATTTTCTTACCCTCTATTGTCAGAGCTCAAGAGCGATCTCCCCACGGAGTTGCGTACGAGAGCCCACTTGCAATCTCGCCAGAAGCATATGCATTTTTCCACCCTAATACTCAAAACCAGAATAGCAACAATAATACTGCTAATACTACTAGTTTAAGTTTATGCGATAGATCAGAGTCAGATTGCTCACCATTTCCCACGGCTTCTTCTGTTCAGTCAGATCTTGCTCATGAAAGCACAGCAGCTCGCGATGGAGGGAAGCACAGGGTTGGAGCTGGAGGAGCAGCAGGGATACTGATTGGCTTGGCATTTGCTGTACTTTTGGCACTCGGTGTTTTCTTCATGGTGATTGCACGGAAGCGCAACTTGAACAAAGCAAATGCTGCAATAGCTCAGCCTGAAGTTTAAGAGGTTGATTAGAGTCCATGGAGAAGCTTGATGATGCAATGCTTCGCTCCTCCTTTCCCCTCT contains the following coding sequences:
- the LOC116003644 gene encoding uncharacterized protein LOC116003644, with the protein product MTITMASSSATLFFALIFLPSIVRAQERSPHGVAYESPLAISPEAYAFFHPNTQNQNSNNNTANTTSLSLCDRSESDCSPFPTASSVQSDLAHESTAARDGGKHRVGAGGAAGILIGLAFAVLLALGVFFMVIARKRNLNKANAAIAQPEV